The following coding sequences are from one Phenylobacterium glaciei window:
- a CDS encoding crotonase/enoyl-CoA hydratase family protein, translating to MQTVSVETRDRIAIVTIERPESRNAVDAPTAQQLYEAFKAFDADPDLDVAILQGRGGTFCAGADLKGVSEGRGNPVHREGDLGPMGCTRLALSKPVIAAVEGHAVAGGIEVAAWCDLRVAAEGAIFGVFCRRFGVPLIDLGTVRLPRLIGHSRAMDLILTGRPVEAAEAYAIGLANRLVPRGQALAAALELAEQLSAFPQACLRSDRASAIAQWSMDWEAATTNEADLGRETLRSGSAAQGAARFAAGEGRHGKF from the coding sequence GTGCAGACCGTCAGTGTGGAAACCCGCGACCGGATCGCCATCGTCACCATCGAGCGGCCGGAGAGCCGCAACGCCGTCGACGCCCCCACCGCCCAGCAGCTTTACGAGGCCTTCAAAGCCTTCGACGCCGACCCGGACCTGGACGTCGCCATCCTGCAGGGCCGCGGCGGAACCTTCTGCGCCGGCGCGGACCTCAAAGGGGTCAGCGAGGGGCGGGGTAATCCGGTGCATCGCGAGGGCGACCTCGGCCCCATGGGCTGCACGCGGTTGGCGCTTTCAAAGCCCGTGATCGCAGCGGTGGAGGGCCACGCGGTGGCCGGCGGCATCGAGGTGGCGGCCTGGTGCGATCTGCGGGTCGCCGCCGAGGGGGCGATCTTCGGGGTGTTCTGCCGCCGGTTTGGGGTGCCGCTGATCGACCTGGGCACGGTGCGGCTGCCGCGGCTCATCGGCCACTCACGCGCCATGGATTTGATCCTCACGGGGCGCCCAGTGGAGGCCGCGGAGGCCTATGCCATCGGCCTGGCCAATCGTCTGGTTCCCAGGGGTCAAGCGCTGGCGGCCGCGCTGGAATTGGCCGAGCAGCTCAGCGCCTTCCCGCAGGCCTGCCTGCGCAGCGACCGCGCCTCGGCGATCGCACAATGGTCGATGGACTGGGAGGCGGCGACGACGAATGAGGCTGATCTCGGGCGCGAAACCCTGCGGTCAGGCTCGGCGGCGCAGGGCGCGGCGCGGTTCGCGGCCGGCGAGGGCCGGCACGGCAAGTTCTAG
- a CDS encoding class I SAM-dependent methyltransferase: protein MLSGVSLSRRAMIGSTLALAACGKKADKPPTAKTSPMTLEQVVAGAWRDPADKARDPWRHPVETLEFFRLAPGQTVVEFWPGAGWYTDILAPYLAATDGKLFAADLQTNDPGEPAAAEIVAAYRGKLRAKPKLYGDVVITSFGPTSGAVAPAGSADLVLFLRNLHNWMAAGIAEKAFHDAFVALKPGGVLGVEEHRADAGAVQDVLAGDGYVQQAYAITLAKEAGFILDKTSEINANPKDTKDHPFGVWTLPPVRRSSPRGQPDDPTFNHAKYDAIGESDRMTLRFVKPT, encoded by the coding sequence ATGCTTTCAGGGGTTTCGCTGTCGCGGCGCGCGATGATCGGTTCGACCCTGGCGCTCGCCGCCTGCGGCAAGAAGGCCGACAAGCCGCCCACCGCCAAGACCAGTCCCATGACCTTGGAACAGGTGGTGGCCGGCGCTTGGCGCGACCCCGCCGACAAGGCCCGTGACCCCTGGCGCCATCCTGTCGAGACCCTGGAGTTCTTCCGCCTGGCGCCGGGCCAGACGGTGGTGGAGTTCTGGCCGGGGGCCGGCTGGTACACCGACATCCTGGCGCCCTATCTGGCCGCCACCGACGGTAAGCTGTTCGCCGCCGATCTGCAGACCAACGATCCGGGGGAGCCGGCCGCCGCCGAGATCGTCGCGGCCTATCGTGGCAAGCTGCGGGCCAAGCCCAAGCTCTATGGCGACGTGGTGATCACCTCCTTTGGTCCCACCAGCGGCGCGGTGGCGCCGGCCGGGTCGGCGGACCTGGTTCTCTTCCTGCGCAACCTGCACAACTGGATGGCCGCCGGCATCGCCGAGAAGGCCTTCCATGACGCCTTCGTGGCCCTCAAGCCTGGCGGTGTCCTGGGCGTCGAGGAACACCGCGCTGACGCCGGCGCTGTGCAGGACGTGCTGGCCGGCGACGGCTATGTGCAGCAGGCCTACGCCATCACGCTGGCCAAGGAGGCGGGGTTCATCCTCGACAAGACCTCCGAGATCAACGCCAACCCCAAGGACACCAAGGACCATCCGTTTGGTGTCTGGACCCTGCCGCCGGTGCGCCGCTCCTCGCCGCGCGGCCAGCCCGACGACCCGACTTTCAACCACGCCAAGTACGACGCCATCGGCGAGAGCGACCGGATGACCCTGCGTTTCGTCAAGCCAACCTAA
- a CDS encoding SCP2 sterol-binding domain-containing protein yields the protein MASLQELTERVRTGVGDDSGLGKSVKFDLKGEGFIHIDGGVVSNDDKPADLTITISQNDMKAMGKRELDPMTAVMRGKMRLSDMGLAMSLQPQVQQLFSKMVADHG from the coding sequence TTGGCGAGCTTGCAGGAACTGACCGAACGGGTGCGGACGGGAGTTGGCGACGACTCCGGCCTGGGGAAGTCCGTGAAGTTCGACCTCAAGGGCGAAGGCTTCATCCACATCGACGGCGGGGTCGTCAGCAATGACGACAAGCCCGCCGACCTGACCATCACCATCAGCCAAAATGACATGAAGGCCATGGGCAAGCGCGAGCTCGATCCCATGACCGCGGTGATGCGCGGCAAGATGCGGCTCTCCGACATGGGTCTCGCCATGTCCCTGCAGCCCCAGGTCCAGCAGCTGTTTTCAAAGATGGTGGCCGACCATGGGTGA
- the hisN gene encoding histidinol-phosphatase: MLAPDRLAALDSFLIDLNRASAAAIAPLFRADHGLEDKGTATWFDPVTAADKGAEAAIRQLITEHYPEHGVIGEEYGEDRPDAEFVWVLDPVDGTRAFIAGLPVWTTLIALRHNGRPVLGSIGQPYIGELYIGHAGGSRLLARGQEKALKVRACPKLTDAIIATTDPEGCFTGAELGAWTQVRAAAKLARLGCDAYAYAMVAAGTMDMVIEAGLKSWDIESAIPLIEGAGGIVTDWRGDPVGQHGGQIVIAGDRACLDEALVALKRSANN, from the coding sequence ATGCTCGCTCCCGACCGTCTCGCTGCTCTCGATAGCTTTCTGATCGACCTGAACCGCGCCTCCGCCGCCGCCATCGCCCCGTTGTTCCGGGCCGATCACGGGCTCGAGGACAAGGGCACCGCCACCTGGTTTGATCCCGTCACCGCCGCCGACAAGGGTGCGGAGGCGGCTATCCGCCAGCTCATCACCGAACACTATCCGGAGCACGGGGTGATCGGTGAGGAGTACGGCGAGGATCGTCCGGACGCGGAATTTGTCTGGGTTCTGGACCCCGTCGACGGCACGCGGGCGTTCATCGCCGGCCTGCCGGTCTGGACCACCCTGATCGCGCTTCGGCACAATGGCCGCCCGGTGCTGGGCTCCATCGGCCAGCCCTATATCGGCGAGCTCTATATCGGCCATGCCGGGGGCTCGCGCCTGCTGGCCCGCGGCCAGGAAAAGGCGCTGAAGGTTCGCGCCTGCCCGAAACTGACCGACGCCATCATCGCCACCACCGATCCCGAGGGCTGCTTCACGGGCGCCGAGCTGGGCGCCTGGACCCAGGTCCGTGCGGCCGCCAAGCTCGCCCGGCTCGGCTGCGACGCTTATGCCTACGCCATGGTGGCGGCAGGCACGATGGACATGGTCATCGAGGCGGGGCTGAAGTCCTGGGACATCGAGAGCGCCATCCCCCTGATCGAGGGGGCGGGCGGCATTGTCACCGATTGGCGCGGCGATCCCGTGGGCCAGCACGGCGGACAGATCGTCATCGCCGGCGACCGGGCCTGCCTCGACGAGGCCCTGGTCGCCCTCAAGCGGTCAGCCAATAACTAG
- a CDS encoding serine hydrolase, with product MAIDISSTDFAAAGCDGALHIRDLATGAEVGFEADRPVVPASVFKVLVALEFYARAAEGEIDPAKQVDLRPAVVTPGPVGISNFQDPVRLSLRDLARMMLTISDNAATDLLIARVGLDAINARAVMCGCRETRIVSDLKTLLDTMAVDLAFRSYAELLNAQAGKLGPAAQAGSTDPARIAAIAALDPARGSRTTARDMTTLLAAVWNDTAALPPACATLRDVMGQQVTRRLEPAMPDGGSLAAKSGGLFGRVRNEIGVITWPDGARYVFAVFTQAHQPFVGTAAINAAMARAVKSGIEALRA from the coding sequence ATCGCCATCGACATCTCCTCGACCGACTTCGCCGCCGCCGGCTGCGACGGCGCCCTGCACATCCGCGACCTGGCCACCGGCGCCGAGGTCGGCTTCGAGGCTGACCGTCCGGTTGTCCCGGCCTCGGTGTTCAAGGTCCTGGTGGCCCTGGAATTCTACGCGCGCGCCGCTGAGGGCGAGATCGATCCGGCCAAGCAGGTGGACCTGCGCCCGGCGGTGGTGACCCCCGGCCCGGTGGGGATCTCCAACTTCCAGGACCCAGTGCGGCTCTCCCTGCGCGACCTCGCCCGGATGATGCTGACGATCAGCGACAACGCCGCCACCGACCTGCTGATCGCCCGGGTCGGCCTCGACGCCATCAATGCGCGCGCCGTGATGTGCGGCTGCCGCGAGACCCGGATCGTCAGCGACCTGAAGACCCTGCTCGACACCATGGCGGTGGATCTGGCCTTCCGCTCCTACGCCGAACTGCTGAACGCCCAGGCCGGCAAGCTGGGACCCGCCGCCCAGGCCGGCAGCACCGACCCTGCCCGCATCGCCGCCATCGCCGCGCTGGATCCCGCGCGGGGTTCGCGAACGACGGCCCGCGACATGACCACCTTGCTCGCCGCCGTCTGGAACGACACCGCCGCCCTGCCGCCCGCCTGCGCCACCCTGCGCGATGTGATGGGTCAGCAGGTCACCCGGCGGCTTGAGCCCGCCATGCCGGATGGGGGATCGCTGGCGGCCAAGAGCGGCGGCCTGTTCGGCCGCGTGCGCAACGAGATCGGCGTCATCACCTGGCCCGACGGCGCGCGCTACGTTTTCGCCGTCTTCACGCAGGCGCACCAGCCCTTCGTCGGGACCGCCGCCATCAACGCGGCGATGGCGCGGGCGGTGAAGTCGGGGATCGAGGCGCTACGGGCCTAG
- a CDS encoding DUF3617 domain-containing protein has product MRYSVSIIRVESWNMLRILTAGLIALAAAAPAFAQESTIQPGYWEVTNKVQAVISQTKKERRCITPSEVAKFTLGPSNRHYSCTYPTRIFQNGKITLKGTCASKKGRQVAIEAAGTYSPSTFKLVADVDTTYAGLPLGGRFTTDARRLGDACPAPVKAG; this is encoded by the coding sequence ATGCGCTATTCTGTCAGCATCATTCGGGTCGAGAGCTGGAACATGTTGCGCATCCTTACTGCTGGACTGATCGCCTTGGCCGCCGCGGCGCCGGCCTTCGCCCAGGAATCCACCATCCAGCCGGGCTATTGGGAGGTGACCAACAAGGTCCAGGCGGTGATCAGCCAGACCAAGAAGGAGCGGCGCTGCATCACGCCCTCGGAGGTGGCCAAGTTCACTCTGGGTCCCAGCAACCGCCACTACAGCTGCACCTATCCGACCCGCATCTTCCAGAACGGCAAGATTACGCTCAAGGGAACCTGCGCCTCCAAGAAGGGCCGCCAGGTCGCCATCGAGGCTGCCGGGACCTACTCCCCCAGCACCTTCAAACTGGTGGCCGATGTGGACACCACCTATGCCGGCCTGCCGCTGGGGGGACGCTTCACCACCGATGCGCGGCGCTTGGGCGACGCCTGTCCCGCACCGGTCAAGGCGGGCTGA
- a CDS encoding MSMEG_1061 family FMN-dependent PPOX-type flavoprotein has product MKTLELADLDQIYRPPGKLVIDKSLSAIDKHGKAFIALSPFCVVSSAGPDGSIDVSPRGGEPGFVHVSDDGQTLFLPDRPGNNRLDTLRNLLAGPGRIGFMFMIPGFDDVYRVNGKASATADPDLLAQFVAFGKTPRLVLSVAVEEAFFHCPKAIMRGRLWDADAQVERSALPTLAEVIFDQLDMGKVPVSEEVIQADYQTQL; this is encoded by the coding sequence ATGAAGACGCTCGAACTCGCCGACCTGGACCAGATCTACCGCCCGCCGGGCAAGCTGGTGATCGACAAGTCGCTGTCCGCCATCGACAAGCACGGCAAGGCCTTCATCGCGCTCTCGCCCTTCTGCGTGGTGTCCTCGGCCGGCCCGGACGGCTCGATCGATGTGTCGCCGCGCGGCGGGGAGCCGGGCTTCGTGCATGTCAGCGACGACGGGCAGACCCTGTTCCTGCCCGACCGCCCCGGCAACAACCGCCTCGACACCCTCCGCAACCTGCTGGCGGGTCCCGGGCGCATCGGGTTCATGTTCATGATCCCCGGCTTCGACGACGTCTATCGGGTGAACGGCAAGGCCAGCGCCACCGCCGATCCCGACCTGCTGGCTCAGTTCGTGGCGTTCGGGAAAACACCGCGCCTGGTGCTGTCGGTCGCCGTGGAGGAGGCCTTCTTCCACTGCCCCAAGGCCATCATGCGCGGACGGCTTTGGGACGCTGACGCCCAGGTCGAGCGCTCGGCCCTGCCCACCCTGGCGGAGGTCATCTTTGATCAGCTGGACATGGGCAAGGTCCCCGTGTCCGAAGAGGTCATCCAGGCCGACTACCAGACCCAGCTCTAG
- a CDS encoding pentapeptide repeat-containing protein, translated as MSSITLSGRRTLSPGEIEIIVSAHEKFIARKPGGKRAILKFVDLSGADLAGRNLSDADVSASIFDGARMAGINLERAILFGCDLRKADLRGARLVRADLRGACLRGANLSQADLTQADFRVGHVAIPHPSKGLASVVHETREGQLDNANFAGATLDGSQLNDASVFASDFTDCSLKGAKMSGANLKDANLSGAMLDGADVANTNFEGANLSFATMTGVDVAQARTYGANMSGTMSAPSEAVIERAEELFALAQANHLWCQTGGREGKPANFDKEDLRPLADRLRGLRLSAMSARGAIMVGLDLTGAHLQGAQMDGADLRGVRMRDSDARGARLTGANLTKADLRGAVFSSLPLSATRQTAASFEGANLRYGLAQGADMAGAILDGADLRGCDFTDARLSGASVRDVQLHATLGFELARAA; from the coding sequence ATGTCCAGCATCACCTTGTCCGGTCGAAGAACGCTGTCTCCAGGCGAGATCGAGATCATCGTCTCGGCGCACGAGAAGTTCATCGCCCGCAAGCCGGGCGGCAAGCGCGCCATCCTAAAATTCGTCGACCTGTCGGGCGCCGACCTGGCCGGTCGCAACCTGTCGGACGCCGACGTCTCGGCCTCGATCTTCGACGGCGCCAGGATGGCTGGCATCAATCTGGAGCGCGCCATCCTGTTCGGCTGCGATCTGCGCAAGGCCGATCTGCGCGGCGCGCGGCTGGTGCGCGCCGACCTGCGCGGCGCCTGCCTGCGCGGCGCCAACCTCTCCCAGGCCGACCTCACCCAGGCCGATTTCCGGGTCGGTCACGTGGCCATCCCGCACCCCTCCAAGGGGTTGGCCTCGGTGGTCCACGAGACGCGCGAGGGCCAGCTCGACAACGCTAACTTCGCCGGGGCGACCCTGGATGGCTCGCAACTCAACGACGCCTCGGTCTTCGCCTCGGACTTCACCGACTGCTCCCTGAAGGGGGCCAAGATGTCGGGCGCGAACCTGAAGGACGCCAACCTGTCGGGCGCCATGCTGGACGGTGCCGACGTGGCCAACACCAATTTCGAGGGCGCCAACCTCTCCTTCGCCACCATGACCGGGGTCGACGTCGCCCAGGCCCGCACCTACGGCGCCAACATGTCCGGCACGATGAGCGCGCCCAGCGAGGCGGTGATCGAGCGGGCGGAGGAATTGTTCGCCCTCGCCCAGGCCAACCACCTCTGGTGTCAGACCGGCGGCCGCGAAGGAAAGCCCGCCAATTTCGACAAGGAAGACCTGCGCCCCCTGGCCGATCGCCTGCGCGGCCTGCGGCTCAGCGCCATGAGCGCCAGGGGCGCGATCATGGTTGGGCTCGACCTCACCGGCGCGCACCTGCAGGGCGCCCAGATGGACGGCGCGGACCTGCGCGGCGTCCGCATGCGCGATTCCGACGCCCGCGGCGCGCGGCTGACCGGCGCCAATCTCACCAAGGCCGATCTGCGGGGCGCGGTCTTCTCGTCCCTGCCGCTCAGCGCCACCCGGCAGACCGCCGCCAGCTTCGAAGGCGCCAACCTCCGCTATGGTCTGGCTCAGGGCGCGGACATGGCCGGCGCGATCCTGGACGGGGCTGACCTGCGGGGTTGTGATTTCACCGACGCCCGGCTGTCGGGGGCCAGTGTCCGCGACGTGCAGCTGCACGCCACCCTCGGCTTCGAGCTGGCGCGGGCCGCCTGA
- a CDS encoding Hsp20 family protein codes for MRTVDYSPLYRSVVGFDRLAALLETASADAATGYPPYNIERTDENAYRIEIAVAGFRSDELNIEVKENLLTVQGRKAANDDQRRFLHRGLAERDFERRFQLADYVVVTEAKLSDGLLAISLVRELPEALKPRRIDIATGETAPLIEGEKAA; via the coding sequence ATGCGTACTGTCGATTACTCCCCCCTCTATCGCTCCGTCGTCGGCTTCGACCGGCTCGCGGCCCTGCTCGAAACCGCCAGCGCGGACGCCGCCACCGGCTATCCGCCCTACAACATCGAGCGCACCGACGAGAACGCCTACCGCATCGAGATCGCGGTGGCCGGCTTCCGGTCCGACGAACTGAATATCGAGGTGAAGGAAAACCTCCTCACCGTCCAAGGCCGCAAGGCCGCCAATGACGACCAGCGCCGCTTCCTGCACCGCGGCCTCGCCGAGCGCGATTTCGAGCGCCGGTTCCAGCTGGCCGACTATGTGGTGGTGACCGAGGCCAAGCTCTCCGACGGTCTGCTGGCCATCTCCCTGGTGCGCGAACTCCCCGAGGCCCTCAAGCCCCGCCGGATCGACATCGCCACGGGCGAGACCGCCCCGCTGATCGAAGGCGAGAAGGCCGCCTAA
- a CDS encoding helix-turn-helix domain-containing protein: MGNDIDVHLGKRLRRRRRLLGLTQQQLAGACGVRFQQIQKYECGANRISAARLWQLSEALEVPVGYFYDGLSELAQREPANEGDGGGEMFARKETLDLIRAYYQLGERPRRRLLDLAKSLNGEHEAV; the protein is encoded by the coding sequence ATGGGTAACGACATCGACGTTCATCTCGGTAAGCGCCTTCGCCGGCGCCGCCGTCTTCTGGGTCTGACCCAGCAACAACTGGCCGGCGCCTGCGGCGTGCGGTTCCAGCAGATCCAAAAGTACGAGTGCGGCGCGAACCGCATCTCGGCCGCTCGGCTCTGGCAGCTCTCCGAAGCCCTCGAAGTGCCGGTCGGCTACTTCTATGACGGCCTCTCGGAACTGGCCCAGCGCGAACCGGCCAACGAAGGCGACGGCGGGGGCGAGATGTTCGCCCGCAAGGAAACCCTCGACCTGATCCGCGCCTACTACCAGCTGGGGGAGCGTCCGCGCCGCCGTCTGCTGGACCTCGCCAAGTCGCTCAACGGCGAACACGAGGCCGTCTAA
- a CDS encoding class I SAM-dependent methyltransferase produces the protein MSARSLALLSALAIISLAPAAQAAEDGVLMAGIDNPTRTEANRARDGARHPYETLTFWGVKPKQTIIEISPGTGYWLEILGPYAKATGGTYIASAADLDNPKLSEGARKGRAAFEAKYADVEQFGKVNFVNFGPQSKPMTPASADMVITARNIHNWLWQPPMLDKAMADFYAVLKPGGVLAVEEHRADPRPQNADARDGYVATATVVAAAEKAGFKLAASSEANANPKDTKDHPFGVWTLPPSRYTTQGGKTEDPAFDRAKYDAIGESDRMTLRFVKPR, from the coding sequence ATGTCCGCCCGCTCGCTCGCCCTGCTTTCCGCCCTCGCCATCATCAGCCTGGCGCCCGCCGCCCAGGCCGCGGAGGACGGGGTGCTGATGGCCGGGATCGACAACCCCACTCGTACGGAGGCCAACAGGGCCCGCGACGGGGCTCGCCATCCCTACGAGACCCTCACCTTTTGGGGTGTGAAGCCCAAGCAGACCATCATCGAGATCTCGCCGGGGACCGGCTACTGGCTCGAAATCCTGGGGCCTTACGCCAAGGCTACGGGCGGGACCTACATCGCCAGCGCCGCCGACCTCGACAATCCCAAGCTCTCGGAAGGAGCTCGCAAAGGCCGGGCCGCCTTTGAGGCCAAGTACGCCGACGTCGAACAATTCGGGAAGGTCAATTTCGTCAATTTCGGCCCGCAGTCCAAGCCCATGACGCCGGCCTCAGCCGACATGGTCATCACCGCCCGCAACATCCACAACTGGCTCTGGCAGCCGCCGATGCTCGACAAGGCCATGGCCGATTTCTACGCGGTGCTGAAGCCGGGCGGCGTTCTGGCCGTCGAGGAGCACCGCGCAGATCCCCGGCCGCAGAACGCCGACGCCCGCGACGGCTATGTGGCCACGGCCACGGTGGTCGCCGCCGCCGAAAAAGCCGGCTTCAAGCTGGCCGCCTCGTCCGAGGCCAACGCCAATCCCAAGGACACCAAGGACCACCCCTTCGGCGTCTGGACCCTGCCGCCGTCGCGCTACACCACGCAGGGGGGCAAGACCGAGGATCCCGCCTTCGACCGCGCTAAGTACGACGCCATTGGCGAGAGCGACCGCATGACCCTGCGCTTCGTCAAACCCCGCTAA
- a CDS encoding alpha/beta fold hydrolase, translated as MGEAAPLVAIPAAPVPTGGGAEWVVSSGGAKLRVALFAPKGASRGSVVLSTGRTEHIEKYFEVVQELMDRGFTVLVQEWRGQGLSHRELPDRLKGHAYGYQTFVDDYRAILAAFEARLPRPWIAVGHSMGGCLTLLALAKGGSPRFAGAVLCAPMLGVRTGNTPLYQAKLMAAWKSLTGRGGQYVQGPPSDPFNEVFEGNVLTHDPVRFARTRAQVAANRDLALGSPTWGWLDFAFRATAYLANPANLRSVKIPVVIVSAEDDKLVLDDAQRSVASHLPAGEFVSVAGSYHEILMETNNKRSGFWAAFDSLIGKITGAKPAPAKPAPAKPAAAAPAPAPTPAPAPKPAPVAAAPKPAAPVAPPKPAAAPKAAAKPAAKTPAAKPAAKAAAPAKAAAPKAAAKSAAKPAAKAAPAKAPAKSAAKAAAPSKAAPKPAAKPAAAKAPAKAAANPAAAKPTPKAAAPKAAPKAAAPKPAAKPAAAKAAPKAAAKPAAKPAAKPAAKPAAKPAAAKAPAAAKKPAAPKKS; from the coding sequence ATGGGTGAGGCCGCCCCCCTCGTCGCCATTCCCGCCGCCCCCGTGCCGACCGGCGGCGGCGCCGAATGGGTGGTCAGCTCCGGCGGTGCGAAATTGCGCGTCGCCCTGTTCGCGCCCAAGGGCGCCTCGCGCGGCTCGGTGGTGCTGAGCACCGGTCGCACCGAACACATCGAGAAGTACTTCGAGGTCGTCCAAGAGCTGATGGATCGCGGCTTCACGGTCCTGGTCCAGGAGTGGCGCGGCCAGGGCCTGTCCCACCGCGAACTGCCCGACCGCCTGAAGGGCCACGCCTACGGCTACCAGACCTTCGTCGACGATTACCGCGCTATCCTGGCCGCCTTCGAGGCGCGCCTGCCCAGGCCCTGGATCGCCGTGGGCCATTCGATGGGCGGCTGCCTGACCCTGCTGGCGCTCGCCAAGGGCGGGTCGCCGCGCTTCGCCGGCGCCGTGCTCTGCGCGCCGATGCTGGGCGTGCGGACTGGAAACACGCCGCTCTACCAAGCCAAGCTGATGGCCGCCTGGAAGAGCCTGACCGGCCGCGGCGGCCAATACGTGCAAGGCCCGCCCTCCGATCCGTTCAATGAAGTGTTCGAGGGCAATGTCCTCACCCACGATCCCGTCCGCTTTGCCCGTACCCGGGCGCAGGTGGCGGCCAATCGGGACCTGGCGCTGGGCAGCCCCACCTGGGGCTGGCTCGATTTCGCGTTCCGCGCCACCGCCTACCTGGCCAATCCCGCAAACCTGCGGAGCGTGAAGATCCCCGTGGTCATCGTTTCGGCCGAAGACGACAAGCTTGTCCTCGACGACGCACAACGATCGGTCGCATCACACCTGCCAGCGGGCGAATTCGTCAGCGTGGCCGGCTCCTATCATGAGATTCTTATGGAAACGAACAACAAGCGCTCCGGTTTCTGGGCCGCCTTCGACTCTCTGATTGGCAAGATCACCGGCGCCAAGCCCGCCCCGGCCAAGCCCGCCCCGGCCAAGCCCGCCGCCGCGGCTCCGGCCCCCGCGCCGACCCCGGCTCCGGCCCCCAAGCCGGCCCCCGTCGCCGCCGCGCCGAAGCCGGCTGCTCCGGTCGCCCCGCCCAAGCCTGCCGCCGCGCCGAAAGCCGCCGCCAAGCCCGCGGCTAAGACGCCTGCTGCGAAGCCGGCCGCCAAGGCTGCCGCTCCGGCCAAGGCCGCCGCCCCGAAGGCCGCCGCCAAGTCGGCTGCGAAGCCCGCCGCGAAGGCTGCTCCGGCCAAGGCGCCCGCCAAGTCCGCGGCGAAAGCAGCGGCTCCCTCCAAGGCTGCGCCGAAGCCCGCCGCCAAGCCCGCCGCCGCCAAGGCTCCGGCAAAGGCCGCTGCGAATCCCGCCGCCGCCAAACCGACGCCCAAGGCCGCTGCGCCCAAGGCGGCTCCGAAAGCCGCCGCGCCGAAGCCGGCCGCCAAGCCCGCTGCTGCGAAGGCAGCACCCAAGGCGGCCGCCAAGCCCGCTGCGAAACCGGCTGCGAAGCCTGCGGCCAAGCCGGCCGCCAAGCCTGCGGCCGCAAAGGCGCCCGCGGCGGCCAAGAAGCCTGCCGCGCCGAAGAAGAGCTGA